In one Pelecanus crispus isolate bPelCri1 chromosome 12, bPelCri1.pri, whole genome shotgun sequence genomic region, the following are encoded:
- the ANAPC11 gene encoding anaphase-promoting complex subunit 11, whose protein sequence is MRVRVRSWHGVASWLWVANDENCGICRMAFNGCCPDCKVPGDDCPLVWGQCSHCFHMHCILKWLNSQQVQQHCPMCRQEWKFKE, encoded by the exons ATGCGGGTGCGGGTGCGGAGCTGGCACGGCGTCGCCTCCTGGCTGTGGGTGGCCAACGACGAGAACTGCGGGATCTGCCGGATGGCCTTCAACGGCTGCTGCCCCGACT GCAAGGTGCCCGGTGACGACTGCCCGCTGGTGTGGGGGCAGTGCTCGCACTGCTTCCACATGCACTGCATCCTCAAGTGGCTGAACTCGCAGCAGGTCCAGCAGCACTGCCCCATGTGCCGCCAGGAGTGGAAGTTCAAGGAGTGA
- the NPB gene encoding neuropeptide B — protein MRAARWLGLGLALLCLCRPAEPWYRQAAGPRHYSVGRASGLLSGLRRSPYARRSDTDGAAEPGPGALLPGSALCVTDVAPAPWSCRVLPGTPGTFQCKADVTVSLDPVECADA, from the exons ATGCGCGCTGCccgctggctggggctggggctggcgctgctctgcctctgccgccccgccgagccctGGTACAGGCaggcggccgggccccggcaCTACTCGGTGGGCAGAGCCTCGGGGCTGCTCTCCGGCCTCCGCCGCTCGCCCTACGCCCGCCGCTCCGATACCGACGGCGCCGccgagcccggccccggcgcgctgctgcccggctcg GCGCTGTGCGTGACGGATGTGGCCCCAGCGCCGTGGAGCTGCCGGGTGCTGCCCGGAACCCCCGGCACTTTCCAGTGCAAGGCAGATGTGACCGTGTCCTTGGACCCCGTGGAGTGCGCAGATGCCTGA